A portion of the Glycine max cultivar Williams 82 chromosome 10, Glycine_max_v4.0, whole genome shotgun sequence genome contains these proteins:
- the LOC100807310 gene encoding CDK5RAP3-like protein isoform X2, translating into MQSPDDVRNLPIDITFSRLGEWLVDRKRVPADWRKRVAAIRARISKEFPSLPKDSDPFFQTLDPEGINYLEAKQIYGNLLKSTSESRNIFGRLSGAAGVWEAIARSFEKDHVFLGEAAQILIQNVSYEIPYQRKQVQKIQQQLSELDRKEADIKRSAALSATKYAEACQELGLQGKNVRVELLETAQLLPSTFSKILDVVNSGNMSRAIEYYSNFVRDAHTEKDRSLGDVLQNLKSMCENPPSLNVAVDSEIINDVNVHSSKNEFDPAINNAEIAVPDIDWDISVESSQIDWDIGTVEETEDNGNGLGPYEIINASDIGSDPTISNQEIGSHADISWDISVDTPQVDVIDDDNAPTVVLENQTSLPDSLSQLTGNKEERSQLLDTEYRNKILDDLYEMKSFLNQRLAELRNEETLSLQHQVQAVAPFVLQQYAADAIETMQNDISLAISLLTNRKTRDLIMILNSKRFLDRLVNSLEEKKQHEVKLKEGLKDLAAKRMELQNSLSSSWSKQDVAVAKTKELKKLCESTLSSMFDGRPVNIIGEINAILTSGIGA; encoded by the exons ATGCAGTCTCCCGATGACGTTCGCAATCTCCCTATCGACATCACTTTCTCTCGTCTCGGAG AATGGTTGGTGGATCGCAAGCGAGTGCCCGCGGATTGGCGCAAGCGCGTGGCGGCGATCAGGGCACGAATTTCCAAGGAGTTCCCCTCCCTCCCTAAGGACTCCGACCCCTTTTTCCAAACCCTAGACCCCGAAG GGATTAATTATTTGGAGGCCAAACAGATATATGGTAATCTCTTGAAGTCTACTTCGGAGAGCCGGAACATATTTGGTCGTTTATCAGGTGCTGCG GGTGTGTGGGAAGCAATTGCACGTTCCTTTGAGAAGGATCATGTTTTCCTTGGAGAGGCTGCGCAGATTCTGATTCAAAATGTGAGCTATGAAAT cccttaccagagGAAACAGGTGCAGAAGATTCAGCAGCAGCTTTCAGAGCTAGATCGCAAGGAGGCTGATATAAAAAGAAGTGCTGCACTTTCAGCCACCAAATATGCTGAAGCTTGCCAGGAGCTTGGCTTACAG GGAAAAAATGTCAGAGTAGAGCTCTTGGAGACAGCACAATTACTTCCGAGCACGTTTAGCAAAATTCTGGATGTTGTAAACAGTGGCAACATGTCACGGGCAATTGAGTATTATTCCAATTTTGTCAGGGATGCTCACACTGAAAAGGAT AGATCTTTGGGAGATGTACTACAAAACTTGAAGAGTATGTGCGAAAATCCCCCATCTTTAAATGTTGCTGTTGACTCTGAGATTATTAATGATGTTAATGTTCACTCAAGCAAAAATGAATTCGATCCTGCAATAAACAATGCTGAAATTGCTGTGCCTGACATTGACTGGGATATTTCCGTGGAGAGTTCACAAATTGATTGGGACATTGGAACTGTAGAAGAAACGGAGGATAATGGTAATGGATTGGGTCCATATGAAATCATTAATGCCTCTGATATCGGATCTGATCCAACAATATCAAACCAAGAAATAGGATCACATGCAGATATATCTTGGGATATTAGTGTGGATACTCCTCAGGTTGATGTCATTGATGATGATAATGCCCCAACTGTAGTGCTGGAGAATCAGACTTCTCTTCCAGATTCCCTATCTCAATTGACAGGAAACAAGGAAGAACGGAGCCAGCTTTTAGATACGGAGTATAGAAATAAGATTCTTGATGATCTGTATGAG ATGAAATCCTTTTTAAATCAACGGTTGGCTGAATTGAGGAATGAGGAAACTTTGTCCCTGCAACATCAAGTCCAGGCAGTTGCACCCTTTGTACTACAGCAGTATGCTGCTGATGCTATAGAAACAATGCAAAATGATATTTCTTTGGCAATTTCATTGCTGACAAATAGGAAGACAAGGGATCTGATTATGATTCTTAACTCCAAAAG ATTTCTAGACAGACTAGTCAATTCATTAGAGGAAAAGAAACAGCATGAAGTCAAGTTGAAAGAGGGATTGAAGGACTTGGCTGCTAAACGTATGGAACTGCAAAATTCTTTATCTTCATCATGGTCAAAGCAA GATGTGGCTGTGGCAAAAACAAAAGAGCTGAAAAAACTATGTGAGAGTACACTTTCATCCATGTTTGATGGAAGACCAGTTAATATAATTGGAGAGATCAATGCTATTTTGACTAGTGGCATTGGAGCATGA
- the LOC100807310 gene encoding CDK5RAP3-like protein isoform X1, giving the protein MQSPDDVRNLPIDITFSRLGEWLVDRKRVPADWRKRVAAIRARISKEFPSLPKDSDPFFQTLDPEGINYLEAKQIYGNLLKSTSESRNIFGRLSGAAGVWEAIARSFEKDHVFLGEAAQILIQNVSYEIPYQRKQVQKIQQQLSELDRKEADIKRSAALSATKYAEACQELGLQQGKNVRVELLETAQLLPSTFSKILDVVNSGNMSRAIEYYSNFVRDAHTEKDRSLGDVLQNLKSMCENPPSLNVAVDSEIINDVNVHSSKNEFDPAINNAEIAVPDIDWDISVESSQIDWDIGTVEETEDNGNGLGPYEIINASDIGSDPTISNQEIGSHADISWDISVDTPQVDVIDDDNAPTVVLENQTSLPDSLSQLTGNKEERSQLLDTEYRNKILDDLYEMKSFLNQRLAELRNEETLSLQHQVQAVAPFVLQQYAADAIETMQNDISLAISLLTNRKTRDLIMILNSKRFLDRLVNSLEEKKQHEVKLKEGLKDLAAKRMELQNSLSSSWSKQDVAVAKTKELKKLCESTLSSMFDGRPVNIIGEINAILTSGIGA; this is encoded by the exons ATGCAGTCTCCCGATGACGTTCGCAATCTCCCTATCGACATCACTTTCTCTCGTCTCGGAG AATGGTTGGTGGATCGCAAGCGAGTGCCCGCGGATTGGCGCAAGCGCGTGGCGGCGATCAGGGCACGAATTTCCAAGGAGTTCCCCTCCCTCCCTAAGGACTCCGACCCCTTTTTCCAAACCCTAGACCCCGAAG GGATTAATTATTTGGAGGCCAAACAGATATATGGTAATCTCTTGAAGTCTACTTCGGAGAGCCGGAACATATTTGGTCGTTTATCAGGTGCTGCG GGTGTGTGGGAAGCAATTGCACGTTCCTTTGAGAAGGATCATGTTTTCCTTGGAGAGGCTGCGCAGATTCTGATTCAAAATGTGAGCTATGAAAT cccttaccagagGAAACAGGTGCAGAAGATTCAGCAGCAGCTTTCAGAGCTAGATCGCAAGGAGGCTGATATAAAAAGAAGTGCTGCACTTTCAGCCACCAAATATGCTGAAGCTTGCCAGGAGCTTGGCTTACAG CAGGGAAAAAATGTCAGAGTAGAGCTCTTGGAGACAGCACAATTACTTCCGAGCACGTTTAGCAAAATTCTGGATGTTGTAAACAGTGGCAACATGTCACGGGCAATTGAGTATTATTCCAATTTTGTCAGGGATGCTCACACTGAAAAGGAT AGATCTTTGGGAGATGTACTACAAAACTTGAAGAGTATGTGCGAAAATCCCCCATCTTTAAATGTTGCTGTTGACTCTGAGATTATTAATGATGTTAATGTTCACTCAAGCAAAAATGAATTCGATCCTGCAATAAACAATGCTGAAATTGCTGTGCCTGACATTGACTGGGATATTTCCGTGGAGAGTTCACAAATTGATTGGGACATTGGAACTGTAGAAGAAACGGAGGATAATGGTAATGGATTGGGTCCATATGAAATCATTAATGCCTCTGATATCGGATCTGATCCAACAATATCAAACCAAGAAATAGGATCACATGCAGATATATCTTGGGATATTAGTGTGGATACTCCTCAGGTTGATGTCATTGATGATGATAATGCCCCAACTGTAGTGCTGGAGAATCAGACTTCTCTTCCAGATTCCCTATCTCAATTGACAGGAAACAAGGAAGAACGGAGCCAGCTTTTAGATACGGAGTATAGAAATAAGATTCTTGATGATCTGTATGAG ATGAAATCCTTTTTAAATCAACGGTTGGCTGAATTGAGGAATGAGGAAACTTTGTCCCTGCAACATCAAGTCCAGGCAGTTGCACCCTTTGTACTACAGCAGTATGCTGCTGATGCTATAGAAACAATGCAAAATGATATTTCTTTGGCAATTTCATTGCTGACAAATAGGAAGACAAGGGATCTGATTATGATTCTTAACTCCAAAAG ATTTCTAGACAGACTAGTCAATTCATTAGAGGAAAAGAAACAGCATGAAGTCAAGTTGAAAGAGGGATTGAAGGACTTGGCTGCTAAACGTATGGAACTGCAAAATTCTTTATCTTCATCATGGTCAAAGCAA GATGTGGCTGTGGCAAAAACAAAAGAGCTGAAAAAACTATGTGAGAGTACACTTTCATCCATGTTTGATGGAAGACCAGTTAATATAATTGGAGAGATCAATGCTATTTTGACTAGTGGCATTGGAGCATGA